In the Candidatus Melainabacteria bacterium genome, one interval contains:
- a CDS encoding methyltransferase domain-containing protein — protein sequence MKRIFWLSFLLLFSEILALRWLGIEIPVVRSFPNLVIMVCLVAASAGMSKATAKSISPKASLAIVCGACVCLLTPLIFSVQLGLPTLSLKFGGADEASAISRALGVLVVSVSSLYAIFYVIGKWLGKEFEGAPPLAAYSYNLLGSIAGTLAFAVISWLGLPPPVWLIIAGAVTTLVYTKPLVPVLTGILAALAFTATHSYWSPYSKLDVLPIDASGSHVLGPNNYILNSNNDYFHMGMQVMNPEQEERWKEELKTREQKTDKKLWSPFAWVKLPFMATPYHDRVLVLGCGSGNDVAYALANGVKHITGVEIDPIICKLGRERHPNKPYVDPRVELHNEDARTFLRYSKDKFDLVEFAFLDPGSTINSASFLRVDNYVYTVESIRAAIKMCNENGIVAMSFATGADSPVTARLYQSITEANGGVPPVGYTNSEMYSCFFVFGPGMKNFNAANLKGVDLVPYKPPGDIRACTDQWPFLYLAYDPSGIWLYIAVLVVAVVLPALLLLRGGGTGISGAEWANMFFLGQAFMLMETKSITHLSLLLGATWIVSSAVILTVLLFAYTANLIVSKKLAPPVHVLYACLAVSLLVQVLVQIPESSTMSSSVITAIYCFIDCFPILFGSMIFSTCFGKTKFSTQALSANLLGVSIGGLTENLCIVTGTSNLTYIAILLYGMSYIAVLRGKGKWTSSVH from the coding sequence TTGAAGCGGATTTTTTGGCTCAGTTTTTTACTACTGTTCAGTGAAATTTTAGCTCTCCGGTGGCTGGGTATTGAAATCCCGGTCGTCAGGTCTTTTCCGAACCTGGTCATCATGGTCTGTCTGGTCGCCGCGTCTGCTGGTATGTCCAAGGCGACTGCGAAGTCGATTAGTCCCAAAGCGTCTCTTGCCATCGTCTGCGGTGCGTGTGTCTGTCTGCTCACGCCGCTTATTTTTTCGGTGCAATTAGGATTGCCAACCCTGTCGCTGAAGTTTGGTGGCGCCGATGAGGCATCCGCTATCTCGCGCGCGCTCGGGGTGCTTGTCGTGTCGGTGAGTTCGCTTTACGCTATTTTTTATGTGATAGGAAAATGGCTTGGAAAGGAATTTGAGGGAGCACCGCCCCTGGCGGCATATTCCTATAATTTGCTGGGAAGCATAGCCGGCACGTTAGCGTTCGCTGTCATCTCCTGGCTGGGATTGCCGCCGCCAGTCTGGCTCATAATCGCTGGTGCTGTCACTACTCTCGTCTACACGAAACCGCTGGTTCCGGTTCTGACTGGAATACTGGCTGCACTCGCTTTCACAGCCACGCACAGCTACTGGTCGCCTTACAGCAAGCTGGATGTGCTGCCGATTGATGCATCCGGCAGTCATGTGCTCGGACCGAATAACTACATTTTGAATTCCAACAATGATTATTTCCACATGGGCATGCAGGTTATGAATCCTGAGCAGGAGGAGCGGTGGAAAGAAGAGTTGAAGACGCGGGAGCAGAAGACCGACAAGAAGCTCTGGTCGCCTTTCGCCTGGGTGAAGCTGCCTTTCATGGCGACGCCTTACCATGATCGGGTGCTGGTGCTGGGATGCGGGTCTGGCAACGATGTCGCGTATGCCCTCGCCAATGGTGTGAAGCATATAACCGGCGTGGAAATCGACCCAATCATCTGCAAGTTGGGGCGCGAGCGCCATCCGAACAAGCCTTACGTCGACCCGCGTGTTGAGCTGCACAACGAGGACGCGCGAACGTTCTTGCGCTATTCGAAGGATAAATTCGATCTTGTCGAATTTGCGTTTCTCGACCCTGGTTCGACTATAAACTCGGCGTCGTTTCTGCGTGTCGACAATTACGTTTACACCGTCGAGTCTATTCGTGCCGCCATCAAAATGTGCAACGAGAATGGCATAGTCGCCATGTCTTTTGCAACTGGTGCAGATAGCCCAGTGACAGCGCGCCTGTATCAATCAATAACTGAAGCCAATGGCGGCGTGCCGCCAGTCGGATACACCAACAGCGAGATGTACAGTTGCTTCTTCGTTTTCGGTCCGGGAATGAAGAATTTTAACGCTGCAAATTTGAAGGGCGTAGACCTCGTGCCTTACAAACCACCGGGCGACATCCGCGCTTGCACCGACCAGTGGCCGTTCCTCTATCTCGCTTATGATCCGAGTGGTATCTGGCTTTATATTGCTGTTCTCGTCGTCGCTGTAGTGTTGCCTGCCCTGCTTCTTTTGCGCGGCGGTGGTACCGGAATTAGTGGCGCAGAATGGGCGAATATGTTCTTCCTTGGTCAGGCGTTCATGCTTATGGAGACAAAGTCCATCACTCATCTGTCGCTATTGCTCGGTGCTACATGGATTGTCAGTTCCGCCGTCATTCTGACTGTGTTGCTGTTTGCGTATACAGCCAATCTGATCGTCTCAAAGAAGCTGGCTCCGCCCGTGCATGTGCTGTACGCCTGCCTGGCAGTGAGCTTGCTCGTGCAAGTGCTTGTGCAAATTCCCGAGTCCAGCACGATGTCTTCGTCCGTGATAACTGCCATTTACTGCTTTATAGACTGCTTCCCGATTTTGTTCGGCTCCATGATTTTCTCGACCTGCTTCGGCAAAACCAAATTCTCGACGCAAGCGCTATCAGCGAATTTGCTTGGCGTCTCGATTGGCGGATTGACAGAGAATCTCTGCATCGTCACCGGCACTTCCAACCTGACATATATTGCGATACTGCTGTATGGAATGTCCTACATCGCGGTTCTGCGAGGAAAGGGGAAATGGACAAGTAGTGTTCATTGA
- a CDS encoding WG repeat-containing protein — protein sequence MPILAKLLLTLAAAQIFEPGMLDPDIGGSYDFNVVQLCDKKLHPVSPEKFSRIDYLGHGLFLAWSINRDDKFQYGKERTILTRDGKKLEVTVPKRTRFVQVFWLGAQADRDPKLMLSTLPKDALFRFDNDAHEFGLCTADGTIVLPAKYGRIGKVSEGKAFISDVNAKYDSPVRSGFYIFDCAQRRLKKLPLTDVVRTENLRLSEGLTHFSMFSNQYYNVPQAEYETPTRYIDANGAFVIKGKFQSAGPFHSGMAAVTIQKAPSATIDKSGKIISPPNLDVQEFLGDYAIARDVTAKSFEYGIVNRKFEFVVPPKFESLQPNVPVEYSVLATPVEICCAPALSYIAKENANTPETLISATGETLLTLPPQAHLGYITGEGLLRCIFDKSNVVYLDKSGNRISSPTQESIDSTGHRFQYQSIASENYLKQTSILTGHFEPELWQGEHNRLIAREGEWKQFLEDYDLIGMPEENLIKLLGKGDRAPTTPANADAPGKPQKDGRYVYTLRASCTGGTYAVIQTKDGRAQSWAIWEDQKQSSPSYTTDVLFDEQTGEVKPKSK from the coding sequence ATGCCAATACTCGCAAAGCTGCTACTGACTCTGGCCGCAGCACAAATATTCGAACCCGGGATGCTTGATCCTGATATTGGAGGTTCTTACGATTTCAATGTGGTGCAGCTTTGCGATAAAAAACTGCACCCGGTTTCGCCCGAGAAATTTTCGCGCATAGACTACTTGGGGCACGGGCTGTTTCTCGCCTGGAGCATAAATCGAGACGACAAATTTCAGTACGGAAAGGAACGAACAATCCTTACCAGAGACGGAAAGAAGCTGGAGGTAACGGTTCCGAAGCGCACGCGATTTGTCCAGGTTTTCTGGCTTGGCGCTCAAGCAGATCGCGATCCAAAGCTCATGCTATCGACGCTACCAAAAGATGCTCTCTTTCGTTTCGACAACGACGCCCACGAGTTCGGGCTTTGCACCGCCGACGGCACCATCGTATTGCCTGCTAAATACGGTCGAATTGGAAAAGTATCTGAAGGCAAAGCATTCATTTCGGATGTTAATGCCAAGTATGATTCGCCCGTAAGAAGTGGCTTTTACATCTTCGACTGCGCGCAGAGACGACTAAAAAAGCTACCCCTCACCGATGTAGTTAGAACAGAGAATCTGAGACTGAGTGAAGGGCTCACCCACTTCAGCATGTTTTCAAATCAATACTACAACGTTCCGCAAGCTGAGTACGAAACCCCCACGCGATACATCGATGCGAACGGCGCCTTCGTGATCAAAGGCAAATTCCAGAGCGCCGGTCCGTTTCACTCCGGAATGGCTGCAGTGACCATTCAAAAGGCACCCAGCGCGACCATCGATAAAAGTGGAAAGATCATATCGCCGCCAAACCTTGACGTACAAGAGTTTCTGGGCGATTATGCGATTGCGCGCGACGTCACTGCTAAATCTTTCGAATACGGGATAGTCAACCGTAAATTTGAGTTTGTTGTTCCGCCCAAATTCGAAAGTTTACAGCCAAATGTTCCGGTAGAATACAGTGTTTTAGCCACTCCAGTCGAAATCTGTTGCGCTCCGGCTTTGTCGTACATAGCGAAAGAAAATGCAAACACTCCCGAGACACTGATTTCAGCAACCGGCGAGACTCTGCTAACGTTGCCCCCGCAAGCGCACCTTGGTTACATTACTGGAGAAGGATTACTGCGCTGCATCTTCGACAAGTCAAATGTTGTATATCTGGATAAAAGCGGAAATCGAATAAGCAGCCCGACACAGGAATCAATAGACAGCACGGGTCATCGCTTTCAATACCAAAGTATCGCGTCCGAAAACTATTTAAAGCAAACCAGCATCCTCACTGGACACTTCGAACCTGAGCTATGGCAGGGGGAGCACAACAGACTTATCGCACGAGAGGGAGAATGGAAACAGTTTCTGGAAGATTATGATTTAATCGGCATGCCCGAAGAGAATCTCATCAAACTGCTTGGAAAAGGGGATAGAGCACCTACTACGCCTGCGAATGCCGACGCCCCTGGCAAACCACAAAAGGATGGTCGCTACGTATATACGCTGCGCGCTTCCTGCACGGGCGGAACTTATGCCGTGATTCAAACGAAAGATGGTAGAGCACAGAGTTGGGCAATCTGGGAGGACCAGAAACAGAGTTCGCCCTCGTATACAACTGACGTTCTCTTTGATGAGCAAACCGGCGAAGTTAAACCCAAATCCAAATGA
- a CDS encoding WG repeat-containing protein, which translates to MPNITLSLVKLAVILSASQIVDESSDNPDVLRPYNDCLIEFCDSSLRPILPTKFSRVDYVGHGLFLGWSLNPEDKYQYGSARTLFTKEGKILDVHTPAGTKLVQVFWLGKAAEQNPNLEFAALPKEAIFRFITKDRTFGLCDANGDIVLPAEYGAIGQATNGKAFVADKGVFFTPIKTDSFYVFDCADRKLTKLPLTGIIRTEYFCRSEGLTAFDARTHQTRGGSALSHKEAESEKSGYIDDTGQFAIIGKFQKAGPFHNGMATVSLQNGQSVIIDKHGKIISPENLDIQDFYGDYAIARKIQTAPPQYGIVNRKFEFVVQPKYKCLIEQNSPYSPILSTCQDRYSKPVDFYFAYENSKTQPKLLKANGTVLLQLTTQVQFNCRQGEAIKCKNLQTGEDCYFNLNGEPIPNPAPESADELGRQITYHEIAPKRFLKSTSLHDGHFDPALWQGDHHRIVQRQNEWARFLREYDLIDMPRSKVIELLGTGVGYDPTTDRYTYVLAYHCTGGSFVVVQMKNDKVESWSLLDDGKQVSDWYKTNVVLESDTLNVLPKSK; encoded by the coding sequence ATGCCGAACATTACCCTCAGTCTTGTAAAACTTGCCGTTATCCTCTCAGCATCGCAAATCGTAGATGAATCATCGGATAATCCAGATGTACTGCGCCCCTACAATGATTGCTTAATCGAATTTTGCGACTCTAGTTTGCGTCCGATTCTGCCCACCAAATTTTCGAGAGTAGACTACGTCGGACACGGACTTTTTCTCGGCTGGAGCTTAAACCCCGAGGACAAATATCAATACGGTAGTGCGAGAACGTTGTTCACAAAAGAAGGAAAAATACTCGATGTGCACACTCCAGCCGGAACGAAGCTAGTACAGGTGTTTTGGCTAGGAAAAGCTGCAGAGCAAAATCCAAATTTAGAATTCGCTGCACTGCCTAAAGAGGCGATATTCAGATTTATCACTAAGGACCGCACGTTTGGACTGTGTGACGCGAATGGCGATATTGTTTTGCCAGCAGAATATGGTGCTATTGGACAAGCAACAAACGGGAAGGCATTCGTCGCAGACAAAGGCGTTTTTTTCACACCAATCAAAACGGATTCATTCTACGTTTTCGATTGCGCTGATCGGAAGCTGACAAAGTTACCTCTCACAGGCATTATACGCACAGAGTATTTCTGCCGAAGCGAAGGTTTGACGGCCTTTGACGCCCGAACTCATCAAACGAGAGGGGGCTCTGCGCTCTCACACAAAGAGGCGGAGAGCGAAAAGTCAGGCTACATTGATGATACCGGACAGTTCGCAATCATCGGAAAGTTTCAAAAAGCGGGTCCGTTCCATAATGGCATGGCGACCGTTTCACTTCAAAACGGGCAGTCAGTCATTATCGACAAACATGGAAAAATAATTTCCCCTGAAAATCTGGATATACAAGACTTCTATGGTGACTATGCAATTGCGCGAAAAATTCAAACTGCTCCACCGCAATACGGAATCGTCAATCGCAAGTTCGAATTCGTAGTGCAGCCGAAATACAAATGTTTGATCGAACAGAACTCACCATATTCACCAATTCTGTCAACATGCCAAGATCGTTATTCGAAACCGGTGGATTTCTATTTTGCCTACGAAAATAGCAAAACACAACCGAAACTCCTCAAGGCGAATGGAACCGTACTACTTCAACTAACTACGCAGGTCCAATTCAACTGCCGACAAGGGGAAGCTATTAAATGCAAGAATCTCCAAACCGGCGAGGACTGTTACTTTAACTTAAATGGAGAGCCTATACCGAATCCAGCGCCAGAGAGCGCTGATGAACTGGGGCGCCAAATTACATATCACGAGATCGCGCCGAAGCGCTTTCTGAAATCTACTAGCCTACATGATGGTCACTTCGATCCAGCGCTATGGCAAGGAGATCATCACAGAATAGTGCAACGACAAAATGAATGGGCGAGATTCTTGCGAGAGTATGACTTGATTGACATGCCCAGGTCCAAAGTAATCGAATTGCTGGGAACTGGAGTTGGATACGACCCAACGACGGACCGATATACCTACGTTTTGGCCTATCACTGCACCGGGGGATCATTCGTCGTCGTTCAAATGAAGAATGACAAAGTCGAAAGCTGGAGCCTTCTAGATGACGGTAAGCAGGTATCTGACTGGTACAAAACAAACGTTGTACTCGAATCCGACACACTCAATGTCTTACCGAAATCCAAATGA
- a CDS encoding HAMP domain-containing protein, which translates to MRMNLKISQMGLILVGIPLVFELIFVGILAYRIQQAEVEIKKQAATKEIIFVTGTLGILAGQAAANLAGYSRMPSRYFRNRYRASVKQWTERFAELEGLLANDPKHLKILLDTKPNFERGLVLMSKIEESVDNGGEGKIVNSPMQLIDVKNMIDGLSGPVGVIMVDYLALAAEGPAKEDRAKEQVMNTIMIGVVLNIVVALFLASLFTRGIGRRLRRISENVSRVPKGIPLNKPLQGTDEIAQLDKFFHTMVDELEESRKMQRYLIAMVSHDLRSPLTTVSGLLTLLNAGAWGELTEEAQQKVGTAEADIHRLIALTNDLLDTERLASGKLELTFAEANISETIHESIESVKTFAEQHHVKLEEPEAREVTAEFDKDRIVQVMVNLLSNAVKYSPVDSKVVVNFDCDRQWLKVVIEDQGRGVPAEFQNIIFEKFQQVTESDAREKGGKGLGLSICKTIITQHGGTIGVESENGNGSRFWFRIPMKQRVAFNHTISLSDSVSIGSST; encoded by the coding sequence ATGCGCATGAACCTGAAAATTTCGCAGATGGGCTTGATCCTGGTGGGCATTCCGCTGGTATTTGAGCTCATTTTCGTCGGCATTCTCGCATATCGCATTCAGCAAGCCGAAGTCGAAATCAAGAAACAAGCCGCGACCAAGGAAATTATCTTCGTCACTGGTACTCTCGGTATTCTCGCAGGGCAGGCAGCTGCCAATCTCGCGGGATATTCGCGCATGCCGAGCCGCTACTTTCGCAACCGCTACCGCGCCAGCGTAAAGCAATGGACGGAGCGATTCGCCGAGTTGGAAGGGCTTCTCGCCAACGACCCGAAGCACCTCAAAATCTTGCTGGACACCAAGCCTAATTTCGAAAGAGGTCTGGTGCTGATGTCCAAGATTGAAGAATCGGTCGACAACGGCGGTGAAGGAAAGATCGTCAACTCGCCCATGCAGCTGATTGACGTCAAAAATATGATTGACGGATTGTCGGGGCCGGTCGGCGTGATCATGGTAGACTACCTCGCCCTTGCTGCTGAAGGTCCAGCAAAGGAAGACCGCGCCAAAGAGCAGGTCATGAATACGATCATGATTGGAGTTGTACTGAATATCGTTGTAGCTTTGTTTCTAGCGAGTCTTTTTACGCGCGGAATTGGCAGAAGGCTGCGGCGCATTTCGGAAAATGTGTCCCGTGTGCCCAAAGGAATCCCGCTCAACAAGCCGCTTCAGGGGACCGACGAAATTGCGCAGCTGGATAAGTTCTTCCACACGATGGTGGATGAATTGGAGGAGTCGCGCAAAATGCAGCGATATTTGATCGCGATGGTCAGCCACGATCTGCGATCTCCGCTCACTACTGTTTCGGGATTGCTAACACTGCTGAATGCCGGTGCATGGGGCGAACTCACTGAAGAAGCGCAGCAGAAGGTGGGAACAGCAGAGGCGGACATCCATCGGTTGATCGCGCTGACCAACGATCTGCTCGACACGGAGCGACTTGCATCAGGAAAGCTTGAGTTGACGTTCGCCGAAGCCAATATCAGCGAAACCATTCACGAGAGCATCGAATCTGTCAAAACATTCGCCGAGCAGCATCACGTGAAGTTGGAGGAGCCTGAAGCGCGCGAAGTGACGGCGGAATTCGATAAAGATCGCATCGTTCAGGTGATGGTCAATCTTCTTTCTAACGCAGTAAAGTACTCTCCAGTAGATTCGAAAGTGGTTGTGAACTTTGATTGTGATCGGCAATGGCTCAAGGTAGTTATAGAAGACCAGGGGCGCGGGGTTCCGGCGGAGTTTCAGAATATAATCTTCGAGAAGTTTCAACAAGTCACTGAATCTGATGCGCGCGAAAAAGGTGGCAAAGGATTGGGACTTTCAATCTGCAAAACGATCATCACTCAACATGGTGGCACAATTGGCGTTGAGAGTGAAAACGGCAACGGAAGCCGGTTCTGGTTTCGGATTCCAATGAAGCAGCGCGTCGCCTTCAACCACACGATCAGCCTCTCTGATTCTGTTTCGATCGGCTCATCAACCTGA
- a CDS encoding 5'-3'-deoxyribonucleotidase produces MAIIAVDMDEVIADALGRHIERYNEHFGLSVTREDCLGTHLRHLVPHEHKQQVEDFIFAEEFFADLPVMPDAQEVLLNLHREHEIFIASAAMEVPTSFTAKYEWMQEHFPFISPMNIVFCGDKSILNADYLIDDNARHFKRFRGQGILFDAPHNVKVTGYPRVKSWKEVEQYFASRTVKSTVSSSR; encoded by the coding sequence ATGGCTATCATCGCAGTCGACATGGATGAAGTAATCGCTGATGCGCTCGGACGACACATAGAGCGCTACAACGAACACTTCGGACTATCCGTCACGCGCGAAGATTGTCTGGGCACGCATCTGCGGCATCTAGTGCCGCACGAGCACAAGCAGCAGGTCGAAGACTTCATTTTCGCCGAGGAGTTCTTCGCAGACCTGCCAGTCATGCCAGACGCACAGGAAGTATTACTGAACCTGCATCGAGAGCACGAAATTTTTATCGCATCTGCGGCGATGGAAGTGCCAACGTCATTCACTGCGAAATACGAGTGGATGCAAGAACACTTCCCCTTTATCTCTCCGATGAATATTGTATTTTGCGGCGACAAGAGCATTCTCAATGCCGATTATTTGATCGACGATAACGCCAGACACTTTAAGCGCTTCCGAGGTCAGGGCATTTTGTTCGACGCCCCACACAACGTCAAAGTAACCGGATATCCGCGCGTCAAAAGCTGGAAGGAAGTTGAGCAATACTTCGCCAGCCGCACCGTAAAATCAACGGTATCGAGCTCCCGTTAA
- a CDS encoding glycosyltransferase family 39 protein, whose translation MWKSSSKKNWQAPLLLLAVCVALYFFRLGNFGILEGGESYYPAACREMVKANEWIVPQLNYQIYFSKPIMTFWLINSAYTLFGVSELSGRLWSSLLCTLLVFFCYFTTRALSSTRAGLLSGLILASSPLMVATCRRSSIDAFFSSFMGFMLCSMILVLFTNRKRWWPLIWAGLALSVLTKGPAAIVLFAGGLVGYLILQKSSLKEIIDCLKQLRIAPGLAIFFALLLPWCIAVSQATHGLFLKVFLLYENLSRFTGNTNSGKHPHWWTYLPALVYGAFPWSLFLPAALADAFTAVKQKFKGQASDTEADCSASTSVNRSSVMIFSAAYVLVTVVFFSLSRTQFDRYILPIWCPLVIMISLSIDSWISAAKSPYTASAIENPPSTATSAIENPPSIATSAINNQPSIATSAIDNQRSIAMSAAENSATAKTQKFVSPMLAGLGVISFIASVIAAFVVKDVDVWMRIVAPLGVLVLAIGWVRQFLAYRQKHFTRSVLGLATSTCVGFAILTPVLFEYWYEKTYASVHELVKSVADTDAEVCQYKEFMPSLLYYRKGPVFFFYHLSQLLPAKDADKRTEVPITESTTNRPASADPKDHRVFILVKKDFEPDLLAQPQLQLKLNSRRGEWSMYETRGFVMDKPPTLEQSFNRLDWKDSMTDRFGFGPLTVPYSGGNKIWVR comes from the coding sequence ATGTGGAAAAGTAGCTCAAAGAAAAACTGGCAGGCACCGCTCTTATTACTAGCGGTTTGTGTTGCTCTCTACTTTTTTAGACTCGGAAATTTCGGCATACTCGAAGGCGGCGAATCCTACTATCCAGCAGCCTGTCGGGAGATGGTGAAAGCCAACGAATGGATTGTTCCGCAGCTAAATTACCAGATCTATTTTTCCAAACCGATCATGACTTTCTGGTTGATCAACTCGGCTTACACTCTATTCGGAGTGAGCGAATTATCGGGAAGGCTCTGGTCATCGCTGCTTTGTACGCTCCTCGTCTTCTTCTGCTACTTCACGACGCGGGCTCTTTCTAGCACCAGAGCCGGGCTACTCTCAGGATTAATACTGGCATCGTCCCCGCTAATGGTGGCAACATGCAGACGTTCATCAATTGATGCATTCTTTAGCAGCTTCATGGGATTCATGCTCTGCTCCATGATCCTGGTTCTATTCACCAACAGAAAACGCTGGTGGCCGCTCATCTGGGCAGGGCTGGCACTGTCGGTTTTAACGAAAGGTCCGGCGGCGATTGTACTCTTCGCAGGCGGACTGGTCGGCTATCTGATTTTGCAAAAATCAAGCCTGAAAGAAATCATTGATTGCCTGAAACAACTGCGCATCGCTCCCGGATTGGCGATCTTTTTTGCACTGCTCTTGCCCTGGTGCATCGCGGTGAGCCAGGCAACGCACGGGCTCTTCCTGAAAGTATTCTTGCTGTACGAGAATCTTTCACGCTTTACCGGAAACACGAACAGTGGCAAACATCCGCACTGGTGGACTTACCTACCGGCGTTGGTCTACGGCGCATTTCCCTGGTCACTATTTTTGCCCGCTGCCCTGGCTGACGCGTTCACTGCAGTAAAGCAAAAGTTCAAGGGGCAGGCGTCGGATACAGAGGCAGATTGCAGCGCCTCCACGAGTGTAAATCGCTCCAGCGTGATGATTTTCTCGGCAGCATATGTACTGGTAACGGTCGTGTTTTTCAGTTTGTCGAGAACACAATTCGATCGCTATATCTTGCCGATATGGTGCCCGCTCGTCATCATGATTTCTCTCAGCATCGACTCATGGATAAGCGCGGCGAAGTCGCCATACACAGCGAGCGCAATCGAGAATCCGCCGTCTACCGCGACAAGCGCAATCGAGAATCCGCCCTCTATCGCGACCAGCGCGATCAATAATCAGCCCTCTATCGCGACCAGCGCAATCGATAATCAGCGGTCTATCGCGATGAGTGCTGCAGAAAACTCTGCAACCGCAAAGACACAAAAATTTGTCAGCCCGATGTTAGCGGGACTCGGAGTAATCAGTTTCATCGCTAGTGTAATCGCTGCGTTTGTAGTCAAAGATGTCGACGTTTGGATGCGCATCGTCGCGCCGCTTGGAGTGTTGGTTCTGGCTATCGGCTGGGTGCGTCAATTTCTTGCTTATCGGCAGAAACACTTTACTCGCTCCGTTCTCGGACTTGCGACCAGCACATGTGTCGGATTCGCGATTCTTACTCCGGTTCTGTTTGAATACTGGTACGAGAAAACATATGCAAGCGTGCACGAGCTCGTGAAATCAGTCGCAGACACAGATGCAGAAGTATGCCAATACAAAGAGTTCATGCCGTCTCTGCTCTACTATCGCAAGGGTCCCGTGTTCTTTTTCTACCACCTGTCGCAGCTGCTCCCGGCAAAGGATGCCGACAAAAGAACCGAAGTTCCGATCACTGAATCGACGACCAATCGACCAGCGTCAGCGGATCCAAAAGATCATCGCGTCTTCATCCTGGTCAAAAAAGACTTTGAACCAGACTTGCTTGCTCAACCACAACTGCAGCTCAAACTCAATTCACGACGTGGGGAATGGAGTATGTACGAGACCAGGGGCTTCGTAATGGATAAGCCACCAACCCTCGAACAATCATTCAACCGACTGGATTGGAAAGACAGCATGACCGACAGATTCGGATTTGGACCGCTGACCGTTCCTTACAGTGGTGGCAATAAGATCTGGGTGCGATAG
- a CDS encoding acyl-CoA desaturase, protein MAEFVLWFCIFYVWHILGTTVGYHRLLAHRTFKCPKLVEYFFVLGGYLAFESSPIWWATVHRAHHRYVDTPLDPHSPRFGDYQAYAGWIFHKKYPEHINPQLQAPDLINDPVYSFLERCNNWHRSHLTNSAIGFGSRLVLWLFFGWKIALASVLAGLVCQQVPFLLNVVCHKRNLGYKNYEEGDDSVNVWWLLIPTMGDNWHNNHHAFPGCARSGFRWFEIDFSYMVIKMLESLRLASNVNSRFTLEDNVSPTGAVPVPLPVPVPVPVQVQAPVTISVMQTLRADESVIR, encoded by the coding sequence ATGGCTGAATTTGTTCTCTGGTTTTGTATTTTTTACGTCTGGCACATTTTAGGAACTACGGTCGGCTATCACCGATTGTTAGCGCATCGCACGTTCAAGTGCCCCAAGTTAGTTGAGTATTTCTTCGTACTGGGCGGCTATCTCGCGTTCGAGAGTTCCCCGATTTGGTGGGCAACTGTCCACCGTGCGCATCACCGATATGTCGACACGCCGCTCGATCCGCACAGTCCTCGATTCGGCGACTATCAAGCTTATGCAGGTTGGATTTTCCACAAAAAGTATCCGGAGCACATCAATCCTCAGCTCCAAGCGCCCGATTTGATCAACGATCCCGTTTACAGTTTTCTGGAGCGCTGCAACAACTGGCATCGGAGCCATCTGACTAATTCCGCAATCGGATTCGGGTCTAGATTGGTGCTGTGGTTGTTTTTCGGCTGGAAGATTGCGCTCGCCAGTGTTCTGGCTGGATTAGTCTGCCAGCAAGTTCCTTTTCTGCTCAACGTCGTTTGTCACAAGCGAAATCTGGGTTACAAAAATTACGAAGAAGGCGATGACAGCGTCAACGTCTGGTGGCTATTGATTCCCACAATGGGCGACAATTGGCACAACAACCATCACGCGTTTCCTGGCTGCGCCCGCTCCGGATTCAGATGGTTTGAGATCGACTTCAGCTACATGGTAATCAAAATGCTGGAGAGTCTGCGCTTGGCGAGCAATGTGAATTCACGCTTCACGCTGGAAGACAATGTATCGCCGACTGGAGCTGTCCCAGTTCCATTGCCCGTGCCCGTGCCTGTCCCAGTGCAAGTGCAAGCACCAGTTACAATATCAGTGATGCAAACTTTGCGAGCTGATGAATCAGTAATTAGATAG